DNA sequence from the Brienomyrus brachyistius isolate T26 chromosome 18, BBRACH_0.4, whole genome shotgun sequence genome:
AGGTCCACATAATTCTATAGTAATCCAGAGATTAGTAAAGATATGTGCCTTAAAATGTATTCAATGTATTGTGCGGAAAAATAACTGTTCCTTTAGTCATGCACTCTATCTTCCTCTTTGCTGTTTATTCCAAAAGAGTCATGTGAAGGGCTGTTGCTTGCTGTCCTGAAGTTATCACCACCAACATCTTTGTTCTGCAAGGAAAACAATGCCGTTTGTATTATTCAGATTTTATTGCCGATTTTGCTGTTTATCCTTTTCATTAAAGGGGCCCTATTATCCTTATCTGGTCTTTCCCTTTCCTTTAATGTGTTATATAGCTTTatgtgcatgtaaacagtctGCAAAGTCATAAGGACCAAAGtacacgtcaaagccagtaactCGCACCACAGAAAGCAGTCTTctctaatctgcctgagacGACTTGTTGGAATTCCAATCCTTAGTTCCATGACCCGGTGAGGTCACCTCATAACACAATCCTTATTGGCCACCTACCTGCAAGTCAGGGGCAGAATGTGTAGGGCAAGCCGACCAATCAGAGCTCATCCGTGGTGGACTTAAAGCTCTAACAATGTGTTTCGGATAGAGGGTGAATAGAGATCAGCAGTAAGAGAATTATaatgtgtttttggaacactgaagGATGTAAATCTAGTAGacccaaaaataaaattatgcacagTGAAAATAGATATTACTGCTGAAAGAAtcttgtgccactgcaaaggCTCACCTTTGGTTTATGTCCTTTTTGTCGACCGTTGAGGTAACCAGGTACGTCTTCTGTGCTCTTTAAGCTGGTAGATGACGATGGAGTTGGAACAGATGAGCCCTCTTCACTGCTTGACCTCCGATGGGATACCGTGTTATGCCGTAAGGTAGCCCTAGCTACTACTTTGAAGGcatgggcagctgtgctgcacCTGACCTCCTCAATAGTGTTCCGGGATGGTTTTAAAAGGATGATGTACACTTTGTTGAAGAATATACAGGTCAGTAATCCAAAGCTGGATGCCAGTATTGCAATGACTTCTACTGCTGACACAAACTTGCCATAAGTGCTTATGTAAGCCGGAATAAAGGAAATCCAGACAATGAAGAAAATTAACATACTGAAAGTGATGAATTTGGCTTCATTAAAGTTCTCTGGCAGCTTCCGTGACTTGAATGCAAAGAAAAAACAGACTGCAGCAAGAAGGCATGTGTAACCTATAAGGGACCCTAGAGCCATTAATGATCCTTCATTGCaggtaataaaaatgatttcaTCCATGTCATGGTTGCTATAGCTTTCAGGGGGTGCATTGTACAACCAGACGACACATATCATAATTTGAACTAATGTACACATGAACACTAAAAAAAACTGCAACTTTAAACCCCACCAATTGCGATGTAGGCTGGTTGGAATCTTAGCCTCAAATACAAGAAGTACCCGATTCGTCTTTACCAGTATGCATGAGATGCAAAGAACAAAGCTAATCCCGAAAGCAGGCTGCCGTAAACGGCACGTCCAATCCTGAGGCTCCCCAATAAAAATTAAAGAGCTGGAGAAGCAACAGATGAGTGAGAAGAGAAGCAGGTAGGAAAGCTCTCTGTTGGTGGCCTTGACGATTGGAGTGTTGCGATACCTGACAAAAACTCCAAGTACGAAAGATGTTAAGAAAATCCCGAGCATAGCAAACAAAGTCAATGCTATCCCAAATGGTTCGGTCCATGAAAGAAATTCAATGTCCTTAAGAATGCAGGACGTGTGATTGTCATTTGACCAGGAGTTGTTTGGGCATTTGGTGCATACACTTGcatctgaaacaaaaaatttCCAAACATAATATGACATTTTTAAGATGTAAGAATGTTCAAAGCATTTCAGATCCTGGTGCCTCACCTTTATGGTCACTGTATTCGCCATCCGAACATTCTGTGCATTCAAAGCAACAGGTTGGCATGCTTTCTATGATCCCCTTTCTGGTTCCTGGTTCACAATCTTCACTACAGTTAGAAAAAGGCACCTGATTTATGAATGAGAAAGAGGTGAAGATAAGACTAATGATTAGATCAAATGAACTATTTACCAGTAAAAAAATCTGTATAAAAACAACAAAGTACTCGGAagtttattcatttaaaatgtatttcagtaaaatattttgattaaataaatGTAGATGTAAGTCATTGGCAAAATTTGAAACAGATCTCCCTGGCTGCAAGACTGTAAAGAGCTTAATGAATATAATTTCAACCTCTTTATTTTGACCTATCCATAGTTTTATATCCTGAATAAAGATGATCCTTTATTCAGATTAATTGCCATTTTTGTaagtaaaataattttttttttgtctcacaTCCATTAAATGTATTAGCATGTAgtgtctccatccatccattttctctaaccacttgtcctattcagggtctcgAGGGTCCACAACCTATCAGACGCTATGGGCGCTTGGTAGGGAAaaacccaggagggggcgccaacCCCGCACTGAGTATGCAGCTACTCTCTAAGCACAATTTCTAGTTAAAAGACACTCGCAAGAGTATGAtggaattaaatgtaaatgctaCACCTATTAAGTAAAATAGAAGAAAAAttggaaaaatataaaaatacaggtTTCGAAAACaagatatattaatatattaaagaaaaaatacacgtatataaaatattttaaaatgtttcacaTGATTCATGGATccagtttatattattattactaaaatGAATCAGTTTATGATACCAAATATCAAACGTAAAAAACATACAACCTTTTAAAAGGAACTGAATGCATTTTAAGTCCACACTGCAGACAATTTATGCCAAAAAGCGGGGATTGAAAAAGATCCCGAGTGGAGGCTGCACATGGTTTGACTAGTACAGCACTTCAGATAACCACACTTTATTTTGAAGAATGGATGACTGATGGAGTTATTCAATTAGGCCAAAGCTACATCTTAATGTAATTCAAACACTGCAAATTTAGTCAAAAATCTTACCCAATAATCATCTCATTGCCATTTAAAATGCatagaaacactggtctaaataTTCAATAGAAATGAAAAAGTtcatggtaacactttacttgaggagaCAGGAATAATGTCATAGTACATTGCATCAATGCATAAATTAACCAGCAACTAAGTGTTTCTtaagtactgatcccatgttcattcatcattaatcaatcatgacagTTCATGTATCTCATGGGGAAACCTACAgtagttcatgatttgttcttaAGTAGTAAATGAATTAAGTAATTTTTGCTCTCAAGTGAAATCCTAACATTAATAACTAATTAGGTATCTGCTAACGGATATAGTGCCTGAATGGaaaacatgaactgtcatgATTAATGAATGATGCAATGAATAAGCATGAGATCAGTGCATAACTAACATTTAGTTATCGgtttattaatgcattaagtaagcatgtactactacattagtcttgtcccctcaagtaaagtatgACCAAGTACATTTCATAAAACTTACTGAGACACCTTTTTCTGGCAGTGTGAAAATCTTTACAGTTCAAGCTTGTTAGTATAAGTAACACCTTTAAACACTGTTTTGTGGTCTATTGACATTTCAGGACTGTCAAGGTTTAAACCAGACCATGTTTATGAATGTAATACAAGAGATTTAAGAATAATAAGTATTTGTGGTAGGTCCTACTTTTGTAAATTTTTTAATTAGTTGGTGCTTGAAATGTGGTGCccatcatttacatttacatttacatttacaggatttggcagacgcccttagccagagcgacttacataagtgctttgagactctgcaatgaatttccaatgctagctcaataaggacccaagctatgataTCATAACTGCAGAAACTATAATATTCCAGGATTTCTTGGTGCCCATAGTCGTACCTGCTTAAGATATCCATTCCATAATATTTTAGTTGTATTAATGAAGAGCCGAGCTCCTTTCTTAGCAAGCATGTTGTAATAACCGATCTCttcaaacaccacactgccatctaGAGGAGACCGATGCCAGTTGATGATTGTGTAGTTCCCTAGTATATCTCCACTCTCGTCAAAGTCTACTTGCTCCCCCATGCTGTTTGTGAAATTCAAGTGTCTCAGTTGCTTGAGTACCTGAGAAATAACTGGACTGTTATTGAGCATAAATAAAAGAGATGAGATAGGTAGCACCCACCTATAATTAGGTAGGATTATTTACTTATAGATGCTTTTCAGTAGATACATTGACATGGAAACTATATTACAACTGCTATATGCAATAATTAAAGAATGTGCAtattgaaaaaaattaaaaagaccTTTGTAACTCATTACTTGggaaacttttttgttttctgcgaATGACCACGTTTACCTGCCATGCTTCCACTTTTTTTATATCGGCACAGGAATTGTTGGTAAATGGTCCATTTCCTGGAGTGCAAGTTAGAATGTCTTGCAGGGCTTGTGCAATGGAATAGACAGCCACATACACATTATAGGAAATGCGTAGATGAGTGTAATCCAAATATGGTGTTTCTACACTTGTAATGTCCTCTTCACCAGTACAAAGAGGCCTGGACCCATTTTTTATGTTATCACGTCTTGGACTGTCTTCCAGATAACAATTAAAAGTCTCTTCCCAGAATTCCCTAACAAACTCATTGTGAGATGACTTCTTGGGTTGCACTTGTTGCAGGAAGTTCTTGAAACCTGGTATCGTACCTGCTCTGAGTGCAAAGCCAATAGTACCGCCCACAACATGGAAAAACTCGGGTCTTGCAATTAAAGAAGAACTAGCCCAAGCTTCACTGGCTAGCCATATACGGTCAGTAATGTTGCGTTTGACAATCTCTTTGATGAGCGGCTCCATGTCTGGCCCACTAGCAAAAACAGCAATAACTTTGGCGGTAGAGTTCTCAATGCGGTCCACAAGCGCTTGTATGCGCTCCTCTTCAAAGTACTGTGAAATTAATTCATTCAGGTGAATGCAAATGTCTCGTTCTTCCACCTCTTTCTCAAATTTTTCAATACCTGGCCGTCCATAGTCATCATCTGATGCAACTGCTATGACCCAATTCCACTGGAAGAAATCAATTATGTCAGCCATGGCAGTGGCCTGATACTCATCTGTCGGGATGGTCCTCATGAAGGATTTGTATTGGTTTTTGTTGCTGAGAAGGCGGCTTGAAGAAGCGTAGCTGATCTTTATCGTGAAAAAGAGAGTGATCCATGAAAAGGACAACTTCTGATAAAGTTTAAAATAGTTAACGCAAATCAGTTTACATAAAGAACCGGAAACACTCAACAAAATGCCACTAGAATATAAGACCAATTCCCTATTAGGAATCTGAAAGAAAAACGTCAGAATAATTTAACAAGGGTTACTGTGGTTGTTGGTGCTTCCTCAAACAAGTTTTATTACATGGTGTGGGCAACCAATTCTAAACTAAATTGTGACAAATGTTCTTAAGTGAAAATGTGATATGCCATTTGTCAACAATTATTTCAGGTTTGATTGGTTGGTAACGCTCTACTTAAGGCCATTTTTTTTACTAATAACACATTCAAAACAAATAATACGGCATTCatgaagcattataaacatggctataaatatttatcaaagggtataacacattataggcatgtttattatgcattatgaatgctttatgaaacatcctattaataatgcattatgaatgtgtgttgaATGttcaatgaatgcattataaagcaaCGGAACATTCCTTAATTACCTGCTGAAATTTGGATTTCTAATTGGTTTGAGTACTAAGGCAGTTAGCTGACCTTGGACacccatatttttttttccccccataccATTGCAGCCTAATCTGTttgtcttcctcttcttctcccTTTTTGTAAGTGAACAATGTGCTGTGCACGTTGATACATGTATAAATGAAGACTTTTGGGACAGCTATGCTGGGAAAAGCACTGCGCAGGAAATAAATTCAATTAAATGTCACTGGATATCCTATACTGTTCTTCCTCCAGCAGATAACTGTTTATTGCAAATGAATGGCTGTATGACAGAATGATATCCAGTTTTTTTGCACTGCTAAGTATCACAGTGCACATTGTAtattcattaaatgattttttttttcatgaagaAAGTACCTAAGAAAAAATAATTGGCCTTTTGCTTAcctgatatattgatatttcaaATTATATAAGGTGGAAAAAGTAGTACTTACTTGTGGGATGTAAAACAGGCCCAAAAGGTTGGCCACAGCTGTAGATACTCCTGATCCCGTAGCGCCAACAACGGCAATAGTAGAAGGAATATGGTCTGTGCAGTTGCAGAATTCGTCCAAGTTGAGGGAGTCAATTTTGTTTTGTGCCACAAAGCTAAGAGTAGCCTCCAAGGCTTTAGACACAGTATTGCAAGTGTCAAAGATACGGTAGCCCAGAGTGATGTTAGGCAGGAGTTTACTGCTGTTGTTGATCTCCTCGATAGCAAAGATCATTGCTTGCAGCCAACGGAACCCACGGAAGTTATACCTGTCAACCAAAGCATAGAAATAAGCTTagaagattaaaataaaatacaaataataataaaaaaatattatatgcagtatatggacaaaagttctgggacacctggccattacacctacagcaACTTTTATGACcttccattctaaatccataggcatcaatatggagttggtcccccccccctttgcaacCAAAACAGTTGTCACTTTGTGAGGTCAGACACTGAAGTTGGAAATGAAGGCCTGGCTAGCAATCTCCATTTTAGTTCATTCCAAAGGTGCATTCTCATTGGCTAATGAGTTTTTGAGTGACAGCTCAGTCCCTCGGACATTAAGTTCTGTCTTAGTTGTAGTTTTAGTGTTTGTAGTTCTGTAGTTAGTTTAGTTAATTCTTGCTctatctgttttgtttttgaacCCTTTATTTTCTAGTAATCCGTTTGTATCCTGTGTGTTAAATAAACCCCTTTGTTGAGAGCCGGTATGTGGATGGTCTGTCCTTCACGAAATCTACCAACTATATTTAACtctgcataaaaaaataaaatataaagcatCACTGACTGTccaaaacagaataaaacatGGTAATATGTGATGGCTGTGTTTTTGAGATTGGTCTGGCTACtcaattttatttcttttcagCAGTGATGGATAAAGTATTGCTATAtactaaaaaaattataaataattaaatagaaGTATAATTATATACAAGTATAATATTCAGTGTACATAACAGTAAGGTAAAGTAAACAGTAAGTTATTTCAGAGTGAATTTAATTGGATGTGTCCTGAGACAAGAGAAAGGAAACAcgcgcaaacacacacaaatttaTTCCCTCATTTTAGTTAAATCATTTTAGTTTTATTAATGTGTACCCacaatgtattaaaatgtaGAGACACTTTAGTGCATAATCTGCTTGTTGCCTAATGCATCACTTTCATTTAGGACACAAGACATCTGCATCTggtgcagggttgccaaccttGGGTCAGCCGACTGGactgagattttcagttcgagacaagtttgcacacacatgcacacacatttacatgcatgtgacAATttaattaccttgtaaatagcctgtagggtttgcaacgCTTTTCAgctagctaattttaggtttgtaataGAATCATTTGGATTTGCTGTAAGACTTCTTGCATGACCACGGGAGTCTGAAAGCATaagtgtcatgccagatgtgTGGCAGTTGGTAACGTTGCTGCTGGTATGGACAGAGATAGTTTAATAGAATTTTATTGGTTGAAATAGAGTTGCCACTCATCCCGTATTGTATGGGATCATCCTGTATTGAAAAATATAATGTGTCCTGTTTTGAACCAAGACAGGAAGCAATTTGTTCTGTATTCGAGATTTGACAATCCCCACCAAATTTAATTGTATCCCCGTCCCCCACACGGTATATTTTATTGTGAGGAAGTCAGGTCCCAGGCAGAAATGCTGTAGTCAAGGTGTAGCAGACTATAACTGAACCTGTTGCTAAAGTGCACTCTCAAGCCCTTGCTGAAGAGAACACTGGTTGTTAGATCTATTATAGTGGGGCATCATGAAGGAGAGACAATCCACGTGGCAGCTCTCAACAAAGGGGTTTATTTAACATAATAGAACGTAAAGGCAGAACCAGAAAATAAAAGGAAAGTGAGTggtcaaaaacaaaaaaggtagAACAAGAAATAACTAAACAAACCACAAAGAAAACAATCACTAAAACTACAATTAAGACACGTGGGGCCGAGGAAGGGGTGTAACACTAAATGTCACAGGAACTAACATATAGTAACAACCACAATGAACCACTCAGGAACAGAACAAAGGCAGACTCATCACTAACACACTACAAAAACACTACTAACAAGACAAGACAAGTAACATGTGAGAAATAACCAAATAAATCAATCACTAAGGATTCAggacaacaaggaacaggtggggtATACTACAGTTACCAGGCACTATGGATGAGGAAACATTAGCAAACACTGAGGGCTATCTACACAAGGAGAGACTAGGCACAACAAACTAAAGTAAAACAGAATATAACAAGTTTTGTGCAGGGTTAGCATAAAACACCGTAAAATAAGAAACGTACCAGCACTGCATTCAAAAATACAAGTATGCATTGCTTAACATCTGAATAACCTTCTGTCCAATAGGGTGTAGAGTGGTGCACTACGGTCACTTACGTCTTCTGCATCCTGTTGAGTGATCAGCATTTCTCAACTCAATTCTAACCTTATGGGACCTCACTTGTATTAAGTGGTTGAACGCAGAAGGACGTTAAGCGATGCATAAGTGTACAGCAATACAGCTCCTACGATTCCACCACGAGAATCACCAGCTCTCAAAATTGTGGTCACACTGCCAATTATAGGCAGTCCCCAAGTTAAGAGTGTCCAACCTTCGGGCAACTCATAGTTATGAACGGACTACTGTACCATAtgctattatataaaaaatgtgaGTTAAATTCAATACTTTGTAATAATAAACACCTGCACAGCTTTGTAACACTGAGGAAAACATTGTGTGGCTTCAGTGGATCGTCAGCTCCAGGtacagaacagtgatatatgtagtaattttttttactgttgtAAGGGCCAAAAGCTAAaatgtatctctctctctctctctctctctctctctctctctctatatatatatatatatatatatatatatatatgaattaaCATTAATATTTACCGGCCATTGTAGTCTGGGTATGGTATGTTATCTTATAGTAATTTAAGTTTGTAAGTAAAAATTTACTTTACGTGTCTCCATTGTTCATTATTTGTTGTGTtgattttttgtaaaaaaaaaaaaagaaagaaaagaactATTGTGCCTTTAAGAATTTAGACTCGATTGGTTAGTGGAGGACCTAAAATGGGGTTTGTAGGTTCATGCTTTGCGAACAGCTCTGGAAGGATATGGTTTTCTTACCGCCCATGTAAGGTTATTTCTCTTCTAACATGTGTTGATTTCCTGTGTTTTTGGGCCCAATCTGGAAGATCAAAGGTTCATTTTTTTAACCAATGATGGACCAAATGGATTATTTAATGACCAGATAAGAGCAGGTCTTTGCTTTCGCTCACCACATTGGTTTGGAActacattattattactgttgtcatgtactatattattattgttctgaTTTACAAATTCTA
Encoded proteins:
- the casr gene encoding extracellular calcium-sensing receptor → MRFYLYSLILLGFSGAVSTYGPYQRAQKKGDIILGGLFPIHFGIASKDQDLATRPESTECVRYNFRGFRWLQAMIFAIEEINNSSKLLPNITLGYRIFDTCNTVSKALEATLSFVAQNKIDSLNLDEFCNCTDHIPSTIAVVGATGSGVSTAVANLLGLFYIPQISYASSSRLLSNKNQYKSFMRTIPTDEYQATAMADIIDFFQWNWVIAVASDDDYGRPGIEKFEKEVEERDICIHLNELISQYFEEERIQALVDRIENSTAKVIAVFASGPDMEPLIKEIVKRNITDRIWLASEAWASSSLIARPEFFHVVGGTIGFALRAGTIPGFKNFLQQVQPKKSSHNEFVREFWEETFNCYLEDSPRRDNIKNGSRPLCTGEEDITSVETPYLDYTHLRISYNVYVAVYSIAQALQDILTCTPGNGPFTNNSCADIKKVEAWQVLKQLRHLNFTNSMGEQVDFDESGDILGNYTIINWHRSPLDGSVVFEEIGYYNMLAKKGARLFINTTKILWNGYLKQVPFSNCSEDCEPGTRKGIIESMPTCCFECTECSDGEYSDHKDASVCTKCPNNSWSNDNHTSCILKDIEFLSWTEPFGIALTLFAMLGIFLTSFVLGVFVRYRNTPIVKATNRELSYLLLFSLICCFSSSLIFIGEPQDWTCRLRQPAFGISFVLCISCILVKTNRVLLVFEAKIPTSLHRNWWGLKLQFFLVFMCTLVQIMICVVWLYNAPPESYSNHDMDEIIFITCNEGSLMALGSLIGYTCLLAAVCFFFAFKSRKLPENFNEAKFITFSMLIFFIVWISFIPAYISTYGKFVSAVEVIAILASSFGLLTCIFFNKVYIILLKPSRNTIEEVRCSTAAHAFKVVARATLRHNTVSHRRSSSEEGSSVPTPSSSTSLKSTEDVPGYLNGRQKGHKPKNKDVGGDNFRTASNSPSHDSFGINSKEEDRVHD